In Gaiellales bacterium, the following are encoded in one genomic region:
- a CDS encoding alpha/beta hydrolase encodes MPHHEGSEARIAYEQSGAGPDVVWVAGGGSRGGDWRRFQTPAFDDRYRSTTFDSRGIGDTHCDLPDPWPLEAFARDVAELVQGVCEPPVTLVGSSLGSAIVQQVLLDHPDVASRAVVMGTGAWSTGWGWDYQEAEIEFRKAGGSLDGMMGAAHYAAMCYPARALGDRELWPKLRALMLEWMDSGENERSLIPQWEASLRYDQRDRLHEIDVPVHVIAFTEDVQAPPQDGRELADMIPTATFHLLEEMGHASWFGHRPDEVNALIRSLLEEGT; translated from the coding sequence ATGCCACACCACGAGGGATCCGAGGCGCGCATCGCATACGAGCAGTCGGGCGCCGGACCCGACGTGGTCTGGGTCGCCGGCGGCGGCTCGCGCGGCGGCGACTGGCGGCGGTTCCAGACGCCGGCATTCGACGACCGCTACCGCTCGACGACGTTCGACTCGCGCGGCATCGGCGACACCCATTGCGACCTGCCCGACCCGTGGCCGCTCGAGGCGTTCGCCCGCGACGTGGCGGAGCTCGTCCAGGGCGTCTGCGAGCCGCCGGTGACGCTGGTCGGCAGCTCGCTTGGCTCGGCGATCGTCCAGCAGGTGCTGCTCGACCACCCCGACGTGGCGAGCCGGGCGGTGGTCATGGGCACCGGTGCGTGGAGCACCGGCTGGGGCTGGGACTACCAGGAGGCCGAGATCGAGTTCCGCAAGGCGGGCGGCAGCCTGGACGGCATGATGGGCGCGGCCCACTACGCGGCGATGTGCTATCCGGCGCGCGCGCTCGGTGACCGCGAGCTGTGGCCGAAGCTCCGCGCCCTGATGCTGGAGTGGATGGACTCCGGCGAGAACGAGCGCTCGCTGATCCCGCAGTGGGAGGCGTCGCTCCGCTACGACCAGCGCGACCGGCTGCACGAGATCGACGTGCCGGTGCACGTCATCGCGTTCACCGAGGACGTCCAGGCGCCGCCGCAGGATGGTCGCGAGCTGGCCGACATGATCCCGACGGCGACGTTCCACCTGCTCGAGGAGATGGGCCACGCGTCGTGGTTCGGTCACCGGCCCGACGAGGTGAACGCGCTGATTCGCTCGCTGCTCGAGGAGGGCACATGA
- a CDS encoding TetR family transcriptional regulator: MSKLRRDDRTRRAAARQARPARAQREDGRQTRAAIVAATLRVLRDEGIGSLTHRAVAREAGVSLALTTYHFATKENLVSEALNLAAAETLDGLRAAAGPPAEGRLSPAAVAERLCDMTMERLGDERLAVFAVVELSLAVARRPALHGAAAAWNEEYHGVVALLLERAGIGRPDQAARLVVATLEGLVFLQLTEADPRFERDVLRPSLRTLIEALAG, encoded by the coding sequence ATGTCCAAACTGCGACGGGACGATCGTACCCGGCGGGCGGCCGCCCGGCAAGCGCGTCCTGCACGTGCGCAGCGCGAGGACGGCCGGCAGACGCGCGCGGCGATCGTGGCGGCGACCCTGCGCGTGCTCCGCGACGAGGGCATCGGGTCGCTCACCCACCGCGCCGTCGCGCGCGAGGCCGGGGTGTCGCTGGCCCTGACGACCTACCACTTCGCCACCAAGGAGAACCTGGTCTCCGAGGCCCTGAACCTTGCGGCCGCCGAGACGCTCGACGGCCTTCGCGCGGCGGCGGGGCCGCCGGCCGAGGGGCGGCTGTCGCCGGCGGCGGTCGCCGAGCGCCTTTGCGACATGACGATGGAGCGCCTCGGCGACGAGCGCCTGGCCGTCTTCGCCGTCGTCGAGCTGTCGCTGGCCGTGGCGCGGCGCCCTGCGCTGCACGGCGCAGCGGCCGCGTGGAACGAGGAGTACCACGGAGTCGTCGCGCTGCTTCTGGAGCGGGCCGGCATCGGGCGGCCCGACCAGGCTGCGCGGCTGGTGGTGGCGACGCTCGAGGGCCTCGTATTCCTGCAGCTGACCGAGGCGGATCCCCGCTTCGAGCGCGACGTGCTGCGCCCGTCGCTGCGGACGCTGATCGAGGCGCTGGCGGGCTAG
- a CDS encoding MDR family MFS transporter → MNGDAPLSGRDLRTVFGALMLGMFLAALDQTIVSTALPTIVGDLGGLNHLSWVVTSYLLASTVSTPLYGKLGDMVGRKPVFLAAILIFLAGSTLAGISQSMLQLIAFRAVQGVGAGGLMVGAQAIIGDIVPPRDRGRYMGLIGSVFAVASVAGPLLGGFFVDSLSWRWVFYVNIPIGVLAVVIVVTRLHLRTPPINHRVDYLGAALLAGGVGALILLTTWGGNEYRWGSTMILGLGAASLVLLALFVMQERRAPEPVIPLSIFRSRVFDVATAMGFTIGMAMFGAIIFIPLYLQVVYQASATSSGLRMVPLMAGLLTASIASGQLISRQGRYRAFPIAGTAILAVGMFLLSRLTVGTAPWVASVYMLVVGVGIGLVMQVLVLVVQNDAHPQDIGVVTSTATFFRSVGGSFGVAIFGAVFASRLSDQLASLPASVTARLGSGVHLNPEQAKLLPPDVHAAFLGAFAHALHGAFILGTGLAVVPFVLSWVLPEVPLRTSNAPAGAPGDVEHDHAPAAEII, encoded by the coding sequence GTGAACGGCGACGCACCGCTGAGCGGGCGCGACCTGCGGACCGTGTTCGGCGCGTTGATGCTCGGCATGTTCCTCGCCGCGCTCGATCAGACCATCGTCTCGACCGCGCTCCCGACGATCGTCGGCGACCTCGGCGGTCTGAACCACCTGTCGTGGGTCGTCACGTCCTACCTGCTCGCGTCCACCGTCTCGACGCCCCTCTACGGCAAGCTCGGCGACATGGTCGGCCGGAAGCCGGTCTTCCTCGCCGCCATCCTGATCTTCCTGGCAGGCTCCACGCTGGCCGGCATCAGCCAGTCGATGCTCCAGCTGATCGCGTTCCGCGCGGTGCAGGGCGTCGGGGCGGGAGGCCTGATGGTCGGCGCGCAGGCGATCATCGGCGACATCGTCCCGCCCCGCGACCGCGGGCGCTACATGGGGCTGATCGGGTCGGTCTTCGCGGTGGCGTCCGTGGCGGGACCGCTGCTGGGCGGGTTCTTCGTCGACAGCCTCTCGTGGCGCTGGGTGTTCTACGTGAACATTCCGATCGGCGTGCTCGCCGTGGTGATCGTCGTCACGCGCCTGCACCTGCGCACCCCGCCGATCAACCACCGCGTCGACTACCTCGGCGCGGCGCTGCTCGCCGGCGGCGTCGGCGCGCTGATCCTCCTGACGACCTGGGGCGGCAACGAGTACCGGTGGGGATCCACCATGATCCTCGGCCTGGGCGCGGCCAGCCTCGTGCTGCTGGCGCTGTTCGTGATGCAGGAGCGCCGGGCTCCCGAGCCGGTGATCCCGCTCTCGATCTTCCGTTCCAGGGTGTTCGACGTCGCCACGGCGATGGGGTTCACGATCGGCATGGCCATGTTCGGCGCGATCATCTTCATCCCGCTGTACCTGCAGGTGGTCTACCAGGCGAGCGCCACCAGCTCGGGGCTTCGCATGGTGCCGTTGATGGCCGGGCTGCTCACGGCGTCGATCGCGTCGGGACAGCTGATCAGCCGGCAGGGCCGCTACCGCGCCTTCCCGATCGCCGGCACCGCGATCCTGGCGGTCGGCATGTTCCTGCTCTCGCGTCTGACGGTCGGCACGGCGCCGTGGGTGGCGTCCGTCTACATGCTGGTCGTCGGCGTCGGGATCGGCCTGGTCATGCAGGTGCTCGTGCTGGTCGTCCAGAACGACGCCCACCCGCAGGACATCGGCGTGGTCACGTCCACCGCGACCTTCTTCCGGTCGGTCGGCGGGTCGTTCGGTGTCGCCATCTTCGGCGCCGTGTTCGCCTCGCGGCTGAGCGACCAGCTGGCATCGCTCCCGGCGTCGGTGACCGCGCGTCTCGGCAGCGGCGTGCACCTCAACCCCGAGCAGGCCAAATTGCTGCCGCCCGACGTCCACGCCGCATTCCTGGGTGCGTTCGCCCATGCGCTGCACGGGGCCTTCATCCTGGGAACCGGGCTTGCGGTCGTGCCGTTCGTGCTCTCGTGGGTGCTTCCCGAGGTACCCCTGCGCACGAGCAACGCGCCCGCCGGCGCCCCCGGCGACGTCGAGCACGACCACGCCCCGGCGGCCGAGATCATCTAG
- a CDS encoding helix-turn-helix domain-containing protein, with product MSSHAAARPLRSDASRNRERLVSSARELFAARGADVTVEEVTRHAGVGMGTLYRHFPTKDELVDAVLEDAFGEWVDAARRALDDPDPWNGFRAYLEHALSLHAANRALKDAVAGRDAARPRAEAMRARIRPLLRQLVTRAQEQGALRADFAIEDLPLVFWSSDRVIDATAEVNPQVWRRYLGIVLDGLRAEAATPLPAPPLTRAEVTRIARGPR from the coding sequence ATGAGTTCGCACGCGGCGGCCCGACCCCTTCGCAGCGATGCGTCGCGCAACCGCGAGCGGCTCGTCTCCAGCGCCCGGGAGCTGTTCGCCGCCCGGGGCGCGGACGTCACGGTCGAGGAGGTGACCCGACACGCGGGCGTGGGAATGGGAACGCTCTATCGCCATTTCCCGACCAAGGACGAGCTGGTGGACGCGGTGCTCGAGGACGCCTTCGGAGAGTGGGTCGACGCGGCACGGCGTGCGCTCGACGACCCTGACCCGTGGAACGGGTTCCGCGCCTACCTGGAGCACGCGCTCTCGCTCCACGCCGCGAACCGGGCACTCAAGGACGCCGTCGCCGGGCGCGACGCCGCCCGTCCCCGCGCCGAAGCGATGCGGGCGCGAATCCGCCCGCTGCTGCGCCAGCTCGTCACGCGCGCCCAGGAGCAGGGCGCCCTGCGTGCCGACTTCGCCATCGAGGACCTGCCGCTGGTGTTCTGGTCGAGCGACCGCGTGATCGACGCGACGGCGGAGGTGAACCCTCAGGTGTGGCGCCGGTACCTCGGCATCGTGCTCGACGGGCTGCGCGCCGAGGCCGCGACGCCGCTGCCCGCCCCTCCCCTGACGCGGGCCGAGGTGACACGGATCGCGAGGGGTCCGCGGTGA
- a CDS encoding Ig-like domain-containing protein: MSTARIRPRTTAMLLLAVAAASGCDGASAMSGGGQTPGGTSAPAPSTARIVITPSGGRLHAHTEGGVVVRATGGKLTHVFVRSGGTEISGHLRQQKTVWRTRGPLHTDTDYTVSASAVDASGKPATRTVSFHTLKPRHVEETTIFESHDATYGVGMPVMLSFSTPVENKRAVERALSLRTSKRVVGAWYWEGDSSVQFRPRGYWPANTVVRFRGDLDGVEVAPGVYGAHTLRQRFRIGRSVIVVASTATHKLQLYLDRKLSTTWPISTGKPGDDTPNGTYLTIEKGNPVEMKGPGYDLMVPWSVRFTWSGDYLHDAYWSVGQQGFENVSHGCVNLSPANAETYYNMAVPGNPVTVTGSPRAGVWGNGWTIWFLTWKELLGGSALHRAVRAGPHGSTFVDPGDLRPHRSHSPVRGSAPGNFAAA; encoded by the coding sequence GTGAGCACCGCGCGCATACGACCACGAACCACCGCCATGCTGCTCCTGGCTGTCGCCGCCGCGTCCGGGTGCGACGGCGCATCGGCGATGAGCGGGGGCGGCCAGACCCCGGGTGGCACGTCGGCGCCCGCGCCGAGCACCGCGCGCATCGTCATCACGCCGAGCGGGGGGCGCCTGCACGCGCACACCGAGGGCGGCGTCGTCGTGCGGGCGACCGGCGGGAAACTGACGCACGTGTTCGTGCGAAGCGGCGGGACCGAGATATCGGGCCACCTGCGCCAGCAGAAGACGGTGTGGCGCACCCGCGGGCCGCTGCACACCGACACCGACTACACGGTCAGCGCCTCCGCGGTGGACGCATCCGGCAAGCCGGCGACCAGGACGGTCAGCTTCCACACCCTGAAGCCGAGGCACGTCGAGGAGACGACGATCTTCGAGTCCCACGACGCCACCTACGGCGTCGGCATGCCGGTGATGCTCTCGTTCAGCACCCCGGTCGAGAACAAGCGTGCGGTCGAGCGCGCCCTGTCGCTGCGCACGTCCAAGCGGGTGGTCGGCGCCTGGTACTGGGAGGGGGACAGCAGCGTGCAGTTCCGTCCCCGCGGGTACTGGCCGGCGAACACCGTCGTCCGGTTCCGCGGCGACCTCGACGGTGTCGAGGTGGCGCCCGGCGTCTACGGCGCGCACACGCTCAGGCAGCGGTTCCGCATCGGCCGGTCGGTGATCGTCGTCGCGAGCACCGCGACCCACAAGCTGCAGCTGTACCTGGACCGCAAGCTCTCGACGACCTGGCCCATCAGCACCGGCAAGCCCGGCGACGACACGCCGAACGGCACGTATCTGACCATCGAGAAGGGCAATCCCGTGGAGATGAAGGGGCCGGGCTACGACCTGATGGTGCCATGGTCGGTCCGCTTCACCTGGTCGGGCGACTACCTGCACGACGCGTACTGGTCGGTCGGGCAGCAGGGGTTCGAGAACGTCAGCCACGGGTGCGTGAACCTCTCGCCGGCCAACGCCGAGACGTACTACAACATGGCCGTGCCGGGCAACCCGGTGACCGTCACCGGCAGCCCGCGCGCGGGCGTGTGGGGCAACGGCTGGACGATCTGGTTCCTGACCTGGAAGGAGCTGCTCGGCGGCAGCGCCCTGCACCGGGCGGTTCGCGCCGGCCCTCACGGCAGCACCTTCGTGGATCCCGGCGACCTGCGGCCGCACCGTTCCCACTCGCCGGTGCGCGGGTCGGCGCCGGGCAACTTCGCGGCCGCCTAG